In Microcoleus sp. FACHB-831, a single window of DNA contains:
- a CDS encoding transglutaminase family protein: protein MQLKFEVDNLSPYLAADEIIDYNSEHIQKLAYSLSATTNNDIALAKKAYEYVRDNIPHSFDINGDIITCTASEVLQYNQGICYAKSHLLAAILRCLDIPAGFCYQKLVLDDADKSLLTLHGLNAIFLKSIHKWIRVDARGNKPGVKAEFNIEKEMLAFSVKPEWGEVDYPTVYAQPNKNVVQALKKSNNRQDLVRNLPFEL from the coding sequence ATGCAATTAAAATTTGAAGTAGATAATCTCTCCCCCTATCTTGCCGCTGATGAAATTATCGATTATAACAGCGAGCATATTCAAAAACTGGCTTATAGCTTATCTGCCACGACTAACAACGATATTGCTCTAGCTAAAAAAGCTTATGAATATGTCAGAGATAATATACCGCATTCGTTTGATATAAATGGAGATATAATTACTTGCACTGCATCAGAGGTTTTGCAATATAACCAGGGTATTTGTTATGCTAAATCCCACCTTTTAGCTGCTATTTTACGATGTCTCGACATTCCCGCCGGATTTTGTTATCAAAAACTTGTTTTGGATGATGCGGATAAGTCTTTATTAACTTTACATGGACTGAATGCAATTTTTTTAAAGAGTATACATAAATGGATTAGAGTTGATGCGAGGGGTAATAAACCAGGTGTGAAGGCAGAATTTAATATAGAGAAAGAGATGCTAGCGTTTTCTGTTAAACCAGAATGGGGTGAGGTAGATTATCCGACTGTTTATGCACAACCTAATAAGAATGTTGTCCAGGCTTTAAAAAAATCTAATAATCGTCAGGATTTAGTTCGTAATTTGCCCTTCGAGTTATAA
- a CDS encoding alpha/beta fold hydrolase, with protein sequence MVNSFLPPEISQLTEPTSIALAQSIEQMAIATPLSPQPINTTYVRQGSGETPILLLHGFDSSVFEFRRLLPLLALQNETWTVDLLGFGFTDRLAGMAFSPTAIATHLYYFWKALIAKPVILVGASMGGAAAIDFTLNYPDAVKKLVLIDSAGFASGPNMGKFMVPPLGSMATSFLSNLKVRDRISRAAYYNKTLASLDAQLCAALHLKMPNWNQALIAFTKSGGYTSFGNKLSQIDKDTLILWGQFDGILGVADADKFKRAIANSKLIWIKDCGHVPHLEQPQITAQHIIEFQHSLI encoded by the coding sequence ATGGTTAATAGTTTTCTTCCTCCCGAAATCTCGCAACTGACAGAACCTACCTCGATTGCCCTTGCTCAAAGTATCGAACAAATGGCGATCGCTACTCCCCTCTCTCCACAACCAATTAACACTACCTACGTTCGTCAGGGTAGCGGAGAGACGCCAATCCTGTTACTTCACGGCTTTGATAGTTCTGTCTTTGAGTTTCGCCGCCTGTTGCCCCTTTTGGCACTACAAAATGAAACCTGGACGGTGGATTTGTTAGGATTTGGGTTTACAGACAGACTTGCGGGAATGGCATTTAGTCCAACTGCGATCGCTACCCATCTCTACTATTTTTGGAAAGCTTTAATTGCAAAGCCTGTAATTTTGGTGGGGGCGTCGATGGGTGGTGCTGCTGCTATTGACTTTACCCTAAATTATCCCGATGCTGTCAAAAAATTAGTTTTAATTGATAGTGCTGGATTCGCCAGCGGGCCAAATATGGGCAAGTTTATGGTTCCTCCCCTTGGCTCTATGGCTACTTCGTTTTTGAGCAACCTCAAAGTACGCGATCGCATCAGTCGTGCTGCTTACTATAACAAAACTCTTGCTTCCCTAGATGCCCAACTTTGCGCCGCTTTGCACCTAAAAATGCCGAATTGGAATCAAGCATTAATTGCATTTACTAAAAGTGGCGGCTACACTTCTTTTGGAAATAAACTATCGCAAATTGACAAAGACACGCTAATTTTGTGGGGTCAGTTTGACGGTATTTTAGGTGTTGCGGATGCAGATAAATTCAAGAGAGCGATCGCTAACAGCAAACTTATCTGGATTAAAGATTGCGGTCACGTCCCTCACCTTGAACAGCCGCAAATTACAGCACAGCATATTATAGAATTCCAACACTCACTTATTTAA